The proteins below come from a single Carnobacterium divergens DSM 20623 genomic window:
- the treC gene encoding alpha,alpha-phosphotrehalase — translation MSNFHEKVIYQIYPKSFKDSNGDGVGDLRGVIEKIPYLSDLGVDMIWLNPFFCSPQNDNGYDISNYLAIDPLFGTMADFEELVRETQKLGIEIMLDMVLNHTSVEHEWFQKALAGDKKYQDYYYIREPKADGSLPTNWESKFGGPSWTPFGETGKYFLNLYDRTQADLNWHNPTVREELFAVVNFWLEKGVKGFRFDVMNVIGKPLELVDDLTGNGKSLYTDQPIVHEYLMELNKASFGKEEDSVTVGEMSSTTIDNCVMYSNPDRNELSMAFSFHHLKVDYLDGEKWSLMPFDFMELKTILNDWQEGMSEGNGWNALFWNNHDQPRALSRFGDPIHYRFETATMLAQTIHLLRGTPYIYQGEEIGMLNPDFADIKDYVDIETHNAYKELQEKGLSEAEIMAIIQEKSRDTSRTPMQWDSTENAGFSTGEPWLKVADNYSLINVKKEREEGQIFNYYQSLIQLRKEMKVISEGAYRSLLMEHPSVYGYVRELDSEQVLVLNNFYGESTSVDIPMEFIDQESRYLIGNGKKRKLTSKIHLEPYETIAFYIEKQHNNY, via the coding sequence ATGAGTAATTTTCATGAAAAAGTAATTTATCAAATTTATCCAAAATCGTTTAAAGATTCAAATGGAGATGGCGTCGGAGATCTAAGAGGAGTGATTGAAAAAATTCCTTATTTATCTGATTTAGGAGTGGATATGATCTGGTTAAATCCATTCTTTTGCTCACCGCAAAATGACAATGGCTATGATATTTCAAATTATCTGGCGATTGATCCTTTATTTGGAACAATGGCTGATTTTGAAGAACTCGTTAGAGAAACGCAAAAATTAGGGATTGAAATTATGCTAGACATGGTTTTAAACCATACCTCGGTTGAACACGAGTGGTTCCAGAAGGCGTTAGCGGGAGATAAAAAGTATCAGGATTACTATTATATTCGTGAACCTAAAGCTGATGGAAGCTTGCCAACCAATTGGGAGTCAAAATTTGGCGGACCGAGCTGGACTCCTTTTGGTGAGACAGGAAAGTACTTCTTGAATTTATACGATCGAACACAGGCTGATTTAAATTGGCACAATCCGACAGTTCGTGAAGAACTGTTTGCTGTAGTGAATTTTTGGCTTGAAAAAGGCGTGAAAGGTTTCCGTTTTGACGTAATGAATGTGATTGGCAAACCGTTAGAACTAGTTGATGATTTGACAGGAAATGGCAAATCACTTTATACAGATCAGCCAATTGTTCATGAGTATTTAATGGAGCTAAATAAGGCCAGTTTTGGTAAAGAAGAGGATAGCGTAACTGTTGGTGAAATGTCTTCGACAACGATTGACAATTGTGTGATGTACTCAAATCCAGATAGAAATGAATTGTCGATGGCATTTAGCTTTCACCATTTAAAAGTAGATTATCTAGATGGTGAAAAGTGGTCATTAATGCCTTTTGATTTTATGGAATTGAAAACCATTTTGAATGATTGGCAAGAAGGAATGTCAGAGGGAAATGGCTGGAATGCATTGTTTTGGAACAATCACGATCAACCAAGAGCCTTGAGTCGTTTTGGTGATCCTATTCATTATCGTTTTGAAACAGCTACAATGTTAGCTCAAACCATTCACTTATTGCGTGGAACTCCTTATATTTACCAAGGGGAAGAAATCGGAATGTTGAATCCCGATTTTGCAGATATTAAGGACTATGTTGATATTGAAACCCATAATGCATACAAAGAATTACAGGAAAAAGGCTTATCTGAGGCAGAAATTATGGCTATTATCCAAGAGAAATCTAGAGATACGAGCCGTACGCCAATGCAATGGGACTCCACTGAAAATGCAGGATTTAGTACTGGAGAACCTTGGTTAAAAGTAGCAGATAATTATTCACTGATTAATGTGAAAAAAGAACGCGAAGAAGGCCAAATTTTCAATTATTATCAAAGCTTGATTCAATTGCGTAAAGAGATGAAGGTTATTTCAGAAGGAGCTTACCGAAGCTTGTTAATGGAGCATCCAAGTGTTTATGGCTATGTCCGAGAATTGGATTCTGAACAAGTTCTTGTATTGAATAATTTTTATGGCGAGTCAACTTCGGTAGATATCCCAATGGAATTTATCGATCAAGAGAGTCGTTACTTGATTGGAAATGGGAAGAAACGGAAGTTAACAAGTAAGATTCATTTGGAACCTTATGAAACGATTGCGTTTTATATAGAGAAACAACATAATAACTATTAA
- the treP gene encoding PTS system trehalose-specific EIIBC component, which translates to MADYKKDAQLLLEDIGGKENISAVTHCATRMRFVLVDPALADKEKIEKIATVKGTFTQAGQFQVIIGNDVPTFYNEFVKLSGNEGVSKDQVKSAAKQNMNLIQRAMAVLAEVFSPIIPAIIVGGLILGFRNVIGEVPMGFLDGKTIVETSVFWNGVNSFLWLIGEAIFHFLPVGITWSIAKKMGTTQILGIVLGITLVSPQLLNAYAVAETAAKDIPFWDFGFAQVNMIGYQAQVIPAMLAGFMLAYLEIWLRKFIPQAVSMIFVPFFSLVPTVLMAHLVLGPIGWKIGSFVSMIVNTGLASSFNWLFGALFGFLYAPLVITGLHHMTNAIDLQLVADFGGTNLWPMIALSNIAQGSAVLAIIFLHRGNKEEEQISIPAAISCYLGVTEPAIFGINLKYVYPFIAAMIGSGVAGLISTLFNVTALSIGVGGLPGILSIQPPYYLIFAICMLIAIVVPFGLTVAFRKYGVFNKLDPIDEKTGKIVA; encoded by the coding sequence ATGGCAGATTACAAAAAAGATGCCCAGTTGTTGTTAGAAGATATTGGCGGAAAAGAAAATATTTCAGCAGTCACTCATTGTGCAACTAGAATGCGTTTTGTATTAGTAGACCCCGCACTTGCAGATAAAGAGAAAATTGAAAAAATCGCAACCGTTAAAGGAACCTTTACTCAAGCTGGTCAATTCCAAGTAATAATTGGGAATGATGTTCCAACATTTTATAATGAATTTGTTAAATTATCCGGAAATGAAGGCGTTTCAAAAGATCAAGTTAAAAGTGCAGCTAAGCAAAATATGAACCTTATCCAACGAGCAATGGCGGTATTAGCTGAGGTATTTTCACCAATCATTCCAGCAATTATTGTAGGTGGTTTGATTTTAGGTTTTCGTAATGTGATTGGTGAAGTACCGATGGGCTTCTTAGATGGAAAAACAATTGTGGAGACTTCGGTCTTTTGGAATGGTGTGAATAGTTTCCTATGGTTGATTGGTGAAGCGATTTTCCATTTCCTACCAGTAGGAATTACGTGGAGCATTGCTAAAAAGATGGGAACCACTCAAATTCTTGGGATTGTATTAGGGATTACATTGGTTTCACCACAGCTATTAAATGCGTATGCAGTTGCAGAAACGGCTGCTAAAGATATTCCATTCTGGGACTTCGGTTTTGCTCAAGTGAATATGATTGGCTATCAAGCACAAGTTATTCCAGCAATGCTAGCTGGTTTTATGTTAGCGTATCTTGAAATATGGTTACGTAAATTTATTCCACAAGCAGTTTCGATGATTTTTGTTCCATTCTTTTCACTTGTTCCAACGGTACTAATGGCTCATCTTGTACTAGGTCCAATCGGTTGGAAAATTGGTAGCTTTGTTTCAATGATTGTAAACACTGGTTTAGCAAGTAGTTTTAACTGGTTGTTCGGTGCATTATTTGGTTTCTTGTATGCCCCACTTGTTATTACAGGCTTACATCATATGACGAATGCGATTGATTTGCAGTTGGTAGCTGATTTTGGCGGAACAAACCTTTGGCCAATGATTGCACTTTCAAATATTGCACAAGGTTCTGCTGTACTGGCAATTATTTTCTTACACCGTGGCAATAAAGAAGAAGAACAAATCTCGATTCCAGCAGCAATTTCATGTTATCTAGGTGTAACAGAACCCGCTATTTTTGGGATCAATTTAAAATACGTGTATCCGTTTATCGCAGCAATGATTGGTTCAGGTGTGGCCGGATTGATTTCGACATTGTTTAATGTAACGGCGTTGTCAATCGGCGTTGGTGGTTTACCGGGTATCTTATCTATTCAACCGCCGTATTATCTAATTTTTGCCATTTGTATGTTGATTGCAATCGTAGTACCATTTGGATTGACCGTTGCTTTTCGTAAGTATGGAGTTTTTAACAAATTAGATCCAATCGATGAAAAAACGGGTAAAATTGTAGCGTAG